One segment of Belonocnema kinseyi isolate 2016_QV_RU_SX_M_011 chromosome 7, B_treatae_v1, whole genome shotgun sequence DNA contains the following:
- the LOC117176426 gene encoding uncharacterized protein LOC117176426 has protein sequence MGGRLANAPVPFNQKHLIILAPNNPLTLLIIHYEHLRLLHAGCQTTLAVVRTQYWPLSGKNAIKKVLRKCIKCCRAKPIGTEYLMANLHSSRVTPSRAFNTTGVDYAGPFYIIDKLRSRTTIKTYLCVFVCFATKAVHLELARDISTDTFMHCLQRFISRRGLCQALYSDNGTNFVGARNELPELHALLMNNNFQRDVREFLVNQQISWHMIPPNAPHFGGLWESAVKSAKTHLYCVVGDTRLTYEELYTVLTQVESCLNSRPLNPLSNDPNDLRPLTPGHFLTGDSLNAIPQPGLREIPRNRLSRYQHLQQMLKHFWQRWQRVYLSQLQERRKWAQPVDNRLLLGTMVVVRDDDLPPLKWQLGRITECHPGQDGTIQVVSIQMGHSVLKRPVSKVCILPIDE, from the coding sequence ATGGGCGGGCGGCTCGCAAACGCTCCCGTACCATTCAATCAAAAACATCTGATTATTTTAGCGCCGAATAATCCACTAACGTTACTAATAATTCACTATGAACACTTGAGATTATTGCACGCTGGCTGTCAAACTACGTTGGCAGTTGTAAGAACTCAGTATTGGCCATTGTCGGGCAAAAATGCTATAAAGAAAGTTCTgcgaaaatgtataaaatgttgTAGGGCAAAACCAATTGGAACAGAATATCTCATGGCAAATTTACATTCGTCGCGGGTCACTCCGAGCAGGGCGTTTAATACGACAGGAGTCGACTACGCTGGACCTTTTTATATTATAGACAAATTGCGGAGTCGCACTACGATCAAGACCTACCTTTGCGTTTTTGTATGCTTCGCAACGAAGGCAGTGCACCTCGAATTGGCACGCGACATTTCGACCGATACATTCATGCACTGTTTACAACGGTTTATTTCTCGCCGAGGTTTATGTCAGGCTCTTTACTCAGATAATGGGACAAATTTTGTAGGCGCGCGTAATGAGCTTCCAGAACTGCATGCAttgttaatgaataataattttcaacgagatgTACGTGAATTTCTTGTAAATCAACAGATATCGTGGCATATGATTCCTCCCAATGCGCCTCACTTCGGAGGTCTTTGGGAGAGCGCGGTAAAATCCGCCAAAACGCACCTGTATTGTGTAGTAGGAGACACACGTCTCACTTATGAAGAACTTTATACGGTACTCACGCAAGTTGAATCTTGTCTGAACTCACGTCCTTTGAACCCGCTATCCAACGATCCTAACGACCTGAGACCTTTAACTCCTGGGCATTTCTTAACTGGGGACTCACTTAATGCCATACCACAACCGGGTCTTCGTGAAATTCCACGAAATCGATTAAGCCGATACCAACACCTGCAACAAATGCTGAAACATTTTTGGCAGCGCTGGCAAAGGGTGTACCTCAGCCAACTACAAGAACGTCGTAAGTGGGCTCAGCCGGTAGACAATCGCCTTCTACTGGGAACAATGGTAGTAGTACGGGATGATGATTTACCACCTCTAAAGTGGCAACTTGGAAGAATCACAGAGTGTCATCCGGGGCAAGACGGTACCATCCAAGTAGTATCCATTCAAATGGGCCATTCTGTCCTTAAGAGACCTGTGTCCAAAGTATGTATTCTTCCCATCGATGAATGA
- the LOC117176425 gene encoding uncharacterized protein LOC117176425: MARVREEKRSSSEKFSSIETRSARSDLRSSGISSSSGIGEIGHIFIFCDSQAGPFHHSSQWDRSSGLTPLDMTSAGLSCLFWKLLCVGQIQLHDGQPIIQKTMLGWIITRPMKLPASKLRPRLSCNLITNQQLHDRVARFWEIEHVTTKLPHSELDPRDVCEQQFTATTRRDTEGRFIVSLPLKNEVNELGYSLRMTKKRLFAMERKREKHPEVNEKYIDFVKDYEEKKHMTQIAQNEISTVKAVNYLPHHAVFQEGSTTTKLRVVFDGSAKTSSGLSFNDVQRVGPVVQNDLLSITLRFRQYSVVLSADIAQMYRQIRVADNQQDLQIVLWRTDSTKPIQHFRLSTVTYGTASAPFLATRALRQIGEENKENYPTASQVIIRDFYVDDLLTGTDTVEEAKELKGELTQLPSDAGMDLRKWASNDPSVLNDSNYSTTEKTIQTEKDPKTLGLLWDPRSDTLKYSLKEAPYAKITKRTILSRIAQIFDPLGLVGPAVIKAKILLQQLWQLQIDWDESLPQNLHSEWKDFSTHLMALNKISVERRVINDRPDFVQLHGFSDASERAYGACIYLRSADRFGNRDGHEPTPKFLSWSKKDLLNLVNAVLIGVRLAFNASSSAILRKSFLSELSKELDKE, from the exons ATGGCAAGAGTTAGAGAAGAAAAACGCTCGAGTAGTGAAAAATTCAGTTCAATAGAAACAAGAAGCGCACGCTCGGATTTACGTTCTTCGGGCATTTCCTCCTCCTCTGGAATCGGTGAGATCGGCCACATATTCATATTTTGCGACAGCCAGGCAGGTCCTTTCCACCATAGTTCACAGTGGGATAGATCCTCTGGATTGACTCCTCTAGATATGACATCAGCTGGATTGTCCT GTCTCTTTTGGAAACTTCTGTGTGTTGGACAAATTCAGCTGCATGACGGTCAACCAATCATTCAGAAGACCATGCTAGGTTGGATTATCACGAGGCCAATGAAACTTCCGGCTTCAAAACTCAGGCCGAGATTGTCGTGCAATCTTATCACCAACCAACAACTGCATGATCGGGTTGCACGTTTTTGGGAAATTGAACACGTCACAACGAAACTTCCACATTCAGAACTAGACCCAAGGGACGTCTGCGAACAACAATTCACAGCAACAACGAGGCGTGACACGGAAGGGAGATTTATCGTCTCTCTCCCTCTCAAAAACGAGGTCAATGAACTTGGTTACTCTCTAAGGATGACGAAAAAACGTCTATTCGCTATGGAACGCAAGAGGGAGAAACATCCTGaagtgaatgaaaaatacattgACTTCGTGAAggattatgaagaaaaaaaacacatgacTCAAATTGCTCAGAACGAAATCAGTACTGTGAAAGCAGTAAATTATCTACCGCACCATGCCGTATTCCAGGAAGGCAGCACAACAACGAAGTTACGGGTTGTATTCGATGGCTCTGCAAAAACTTCTTCCGGCCTTTCATTCAATGACGTACAGCGAGTCGGTCCTGTAGTACAAAACGATCTCTTATCAATCACGTTGCGATTTCGTCAGTACTCGGTTGTACTGTCAGCAGACATCGCTCAAATGTATCGACAGATTAGGGTTGCTGACAATCAGCAGGATCTACAGATAGTTTTGTGGAGAACGGACTCTACAAAACCTATTCAGCACTTTCGTCTCAGTACAGTGACCTACGGTACCGCTTCCGCTCCCTTTCTAGCTACAAGAGCTCTCAGACAAATTGGCGAAGAGAATAAGGAAAATTATCCCACCGCCAGTCAGGTCATTATACGAGACTTCTACGTGGACGACCTACTCACCGGGACAGACACTGTGGAGGAGGCAAAGGAACTCAAAGGGGAACTTACTCAACTTCCTTCTGACGCAGGAATGGACTTGAGAAAATGGGCTTCGAATGATCCATCGGTACTCAATGACTCGAATTATTCAACGACTGAAAAAACGATTCAGACTGAAAAGGATCCCAAAACTCTTGGACTATTATGGGACCCACGGTCAGACACCTTGAAATACTCGCTCAAAGAAGCTCCATATGCAAAGATCACGAAACGAACAATCTTATCAAGAATTGCGCAAATTTTTGACCCACTAGGACTAGTTGGACCAGCTGTGATTAAGGCAAAAATCCTCCTTCAACAGTTGTGGCAACTACAAATTGACTGGGACGAATCTCTGCCACAGAACTTGCACTCTGAGTGGAAGGATTTCAGCACTCACCTCATGGCACTCAACAAGATTTCCGTAGAACGACGAGTTATCAACGATCGGCCAGACTTTGTGCAACTTCATGGTTTCAGCGACGCTTCAGAACGTGCGTACGGCGCATGCATTTATCTGAGATCGGCAGATCGTTTCG GCAATCGCGATGGCCATGAACCTACTCCTAAATTTTTGTCGTGGTCAAAAAAAGACCTTTTGAATCTGGTTAACGCGGTTTTAATCGGCGTTCGCTTAGCCTTCAACGCATCGAGTTCTGCCATTTTACGTAAAAGTTTCTTGTCTGAACTCAGTAAGGAATTAGATAAGGAATAG